The Polaribacter sp. MED152 region TACCAATATCTTCACACAAAATAAACTCAGGCTGAAGCAAATCAAAAATAGGAATAGTGTTATCTACTTCTGCAATTACTTCTTTTCTATCCATAGAAATACAGTCTAAATTATTAGCTTCTACAAAATAACTTGTGGTTGCGTTTAAATTTGGAGTTTGAAAATTATCGCCAATAAAAAGAGGAGTGGTACTTGTAGGTGTTTCATACCAATACACATCTCCTTGATTTGCTTCTGCACTTAACAAAGCAGCACCAGAACAAATTAAATCATTAGTAACTTCTGTAATTTGTGGTCTTTGATTTACAATTACTGTAACAGGAGTTCTTGTATAAGAATTACAACCATTTACGGTAATTGCAGCAAAATAAGTAGTGTTTTCTGTAATAAATGGCGTTGTAAAGCTGTTTCCACTGCCTAGCAAGTTATTACCCGATTGCGTTTCATACCATAGAATATTTCCTTCACTTGGTTCTGCAGAAATGGTTACTGAACCAGATTCACAAATGGTAGCAGATGTTGTTGTTATTATTTGTGGTAAATAAATGCTTGTACTAGCAACAATATTTAGTGGGCTATCTCCTGGTTTTCCATACTCTACAATATAACCTCGTGGAATGTATAAATCTGTACCCCCAGTATTTGGCAAATCGTTCCATGCACCTAAAATTCCTATAGAAGGATCTGTAATATGTGCATAGTCTTCTCCTGTAGTATTATTTCCTCTAAAATCATTTGGTTCTCCATTATTCCAAAATGCAAAGTTTGGCGACGTTCCATTTACTTGACCTCTCCAAAAAACGGTACCTGCTTCTGGGCCTGTAACCCATTTCCATTCACCTTCTGTTTCTTCATCAGAACCACCTATCCAACCAGCACCTGCAGCTTGTTTTCCTGCAAAATCTGCTTCTTCTCTACTTGTAAGTGTTGCTAAATAACCCTCTCTACCAAAATAAGTTCTGTTTTCAGCTAGCAGTCTTGCTTGAGCCCAAGTAATACCTTCATCTGCTACAAATTCATAAAAATGATCTGTTGCTGGCAAATAATTTGCATCATCTACAGTAAGTGAAAATATCTTTTCTTCTACTACATCTGTGGCAGTTGTAGAAAATACAATAGCCCTAACTGCAGCCGTTAATTCAGAAAACTCAATTTCTGTAGTTCCGTTTGTAGGTAATAAGGTTAGTTTACCTTCATTTGGATTCCAACTTGCAGAAATATTAGGATGACTACCTGTTAATTCCAACAAATCTAAATTACGTTGGTAGCCCTCAGAAATCTGAACGAAAAAATTTTCTATACCTAAATCATCAGGATCTGTAATAGAAAAATTGGTTACAATATTAATACTAGAACCAACACAAAAAAGTTGCCTACCTTCTGCAGTAATTGAAGGGGCAGAATCAGCTTGTGCATACACAAAGAAATTACTACAAAACCATAGGATAAAAAATAACCTAGTTTTTAGTTGCAGAGAATTTTTCATTTTAAGGATAAACTATTTGTGATTTCTTACTTTTGTAACAAAGCACAATTTACTACTTCATTCTTTAAATATATAAATTATGGTAAAAAATATAGTTACTACAAAATGGACTCAAAAGTCTCAATTCGATACAGACAATCCAAGTGGGCATCACCTAACAATGTTCGATAAATCTCAAGATAATGGAGATGTTGTAGGTTTTGCTCCAAAAGCATTAATGCTATCTTCTTTGGCAGGTTGTTCTGGTTTAGATGTAGTATCTCTTTTAGAAAAAATGAGGGCTGAAGTAGCGCAGTTTCATATAGAAGTTACTGCAGAACTTACAGATGAACATCCAAAATATTATAATAAAGTAAAGGTAGATTATCATTTTTCGGATGCAGAATTACAACCAGATAAAATACAGAAAGCCGTAAATTTATCTGTAACCAAATACTGTGGAGTAATGGAAATGTTTAGAAAATTTGCTGATGTAAAAACAGAAATTCATTTACATAATTTATAAAATTAAAGTTCAACATTTGCTATGAGATGGACTTTAAAACCAACACCAGATTCAGAAAAAGTAAAATCACTTGCGAAAGAATTGCAGGTGTCACCTACTATTGCAAGAATACTTTGTCAAAGAGATATAAATACTTTTAATGAGGCTAAATTATTTTTTAGACCAAGTTTAGAGGATGTTCATGATCCTTTTTTAATGAAAGATATGGATTTGGCTGTTGCAAGAATTGACAAAGCTATCGCCAAACAAGAAAACATTTTGGTCTATGGAGATTATGATGTAGATGGCACAACAGCTGTATCTTTAGTAGCCTCTTATTTAAGAACTTTATCACCTAATATTGCCACTTATATTCCTGATAGATATGCAGAAGGTTATGGAGTTTCTTATGCAGGAATCGATTTTGCAGAAGACAACGATTTCGCTTTAATTATTGCCTTAGATTGTGGAATTAAAGCCATTGATAAAGTGGCTTATGCTACACAAAAAGGCATAGATTTTATTATTTGTGATCATCATAAACCTGGAGATGAAATACCTAAAGCTGTTGCTGTTCTTAATGCAAAAAGAGAAGATTGTTCCTATCCTTTTGATGAACTTTGTGGTTGTGGAGTTGGCTTTAAACTCATACAGGCATTAGGTGTTTCTAGGCAACAAACTATAGAAAAGTTTGTGCCTTATTTAGATTTAGTAGCTACAGCCATTGCTGCAGATATTGTACCTATGAATGGCGAGAACAGAGTTCTAGCTTACTATGGTATACAAGTAATTAACAACAATCCAAGAAATGGAATTAAGGCATTAGTTCATCAAACTAAAAAGAAAGAGCTAACCATTACAGATGTTGTGTTTATTATTGCACCTAGAATTAATGCTGCAGGTAGAATGAAACATGGTAATTATGCTGTAGAATTGTTGACTGAAATGGATTTTGATTCGGCTGTACAATTTGCTGCAGACATAGAGATTTTTAATGCAGACAGAAAAGATCTTGATAAAAAAATTACAGACGAAGCCTTAATTCAAATTATAGATAATAATGAAGAAGATAAATTTACTTCTGTTGTTTATCAAGAAGATTGGCATAAAGGTGTAATTGGTATTGTAGCTTCTAGATTAATAGAAAAATATTACAGACCTACTTTAGTATTTACAAAAAGTGGCGATAAATTGGCAGCATCTGCTAGATCTGTAAAGGGTTTTGATGTATACAATGCCTTATTAGCTTGCTCTGAATTTATAGAACAGTTTGGAGGCCATAAATATGCTGCTGGCTTAACCTTATTGCCAGAAAATTACAACAAGTTTAAAAACAAGTTCGAAGAAGTTGTTTCTAAAACTATAGATAAAAAACTTCTTACCCCAGAAATTACAGTTGATGCAGAAATAGAACTTTCTGAAATTACTCCAAAATTATTCAGGATTCTAGAACAAATGGCGCCTTTTGGCCCTCAAAATATGAAGCCTGTATTTAAAACAAGTAGTGTTAGAGACAATGGTTATGGTAAAAAAGTAGGTGCAGACCAATCCCACCTAAAATTAAATGTTTTTCAGGGTGATAATAAACAAACTTTTGGAGCTATTGGTTTTGGTTTGGGTGATAAATTAGAAGAAGCTCAAAACGATTTTGATATCGTCTACACCTTAGACGAAAATATTTGGAATGGTCATAAATCCATTCAGTTGGTTTTAAAAGATTTGAAATAATCTAAACATGCTGATCAATTAGAATTGTATTTCCATCAGGATCTAAAATTACCAAACTAGCTGGCCCAGAACTGTTTTCATCTGCTTCTTGCTCTAATTTAATATCATTAGCTTTTAAGTGTTTTTGAATTTTTCGAACATCATCAAACTCTTTTAGTTCACTTGCATTTTCATCCCAACCAGGATTAAATGTCATAATATTATTTTCAAACATCCCTTCAAAAAGACCTATTAAAGCATTCCCGTTTTTCATAATGAGATACTTTTTTTCAAGCTCACCTGCAAAAACAGAAAAACCTAACTTTTCGTAAAACTCCTTTGATTTTTGAATGTCTTTTACTGCTAAACTATTAGAAAATGCACCTAATATCATATAAATAAGTTTTTTGGTTGATGACTTAAAGTTAAGAAATTATCTCTCCATAGAAAGTAAAACCATTCTTAATTCCATAAAAGTGAATGATTTATCTACCTTTTCTTTTAATTCTGTGAGGTTTTTAAATTCTACTTCCTCTATTTGGTTTACAATCTTTTTGTAGCGCTTTAATTCTATTAACTCTAAAATATCAACATCTCCTGAAGAAATAAAACTTGCTAAATGACTTTCTATAGTACCTTTAGTTAAACTGCGCTCTTTTGCAATTTCTGAAATAGATAAGCCAGACTTAAACAGTTCAAACGAAATTTGTTTAGTAGACTTTTTATCTTCTTTCTTTTGCTCATTAAACTTATTAATTCCGTTTTCTGAACAGTATTCTTCTATTGCTTCTAAAATTTCTTCACCATATTTCTGTACTCTAATTTTACCCATTCCAGAAATTTTAAGCAACTCTCTTTCACTTCTTGGCAGAGTATCGCAAATGGCGTATAAAGTTTCTTGGGTAAATATTTGAAAGTGTGGAATTTTAGCTGCCTTAGAAATATCATCTCTTAGCTCACGTAATTTTAAAGCCAAAATAGGATCGCGTTTTGAACTTAATTTCTTCTTCTTTTTAGGTTCAGATTTTTGCAAAACTGCATTGGCTCTTACTTGTAAATAATCTTGAACTTTAAAGCCCATCTTCATTTTTTGCAAGGCAAATAATTTTTCTTCTAATAGTTCTTGCAAGGCATCAAACTGCTTTAAAAAATCTTTTTTTATAGCTTTATTGTCTGTAGAAAACTCAATGACATCAATTGGTTTTTGAATATTAGTAGTGGTTGTATTTAAAAAATAATCTACACCTTTTAAAAATCGTTCTTGAATAGATGAACTATTTTCGGGCAACACACTATTCTCGGCTAATGTTGTTAACTGATTTTTAAACCCGTTAGAAACTTTCATTAAAGCTGCTACTCCATCATCTTTTATGGTTTGTAAATGATCTATAACATCACCTTTTATACTCGATTGGTTTTTGTAGAAAATATCTATCAACCTAGAAATTGGATATAAGAACTTTTGATAATCAAACAATTCAGCAATTAAATTTAACTGAAAATCTTTTTCTGATGCTATTAAATCTGCTTCATCTGGATGGTTTTCTTCTACACGTTCGTTAAACTGACTCACAGTTTGATCATTGATAATGGCACTGCTGGTAATTGGTGTTTTTAAAACCAAACCATCTAAAGAAGTACACCTACTTAAAGCCACATAAGTTTGCCCATGAGCAAAAGAAGCTTCTGCATCTATAATGGCTTTATCGAATGTTAATCCTTGACTTTTATGGATGGTAATTGCCCAAGCTAAACGCAATGGAATTTGAGAAAATGAGCCAATTACATCTTCTTTAATTTCTTTGGTTTCGTCATTTATTGAATAATTTACATTATCCCACTTTTCTCTTTCTGTAACAATTTCATCAATTTCATTTGGGCATTGCACAGTAACACTATCTCTAGAAATATCTGTAACTATACCTATTTTACCATTAAAATATCTTTTTTCTGGTGATGAGTCATTCTTAATAAACATGACTTGAGCACCCACTTTTAGCGCCAACTTTTCGTCATTAGGAAATGAATTTTCATTAAACTTACCTGAAACATCAGCTGTAAAAAAGTGGGTTTTGTTGTTAAGCTTATTTAATTCAGAATCGTTAATGGTGTTTGCTCTTTTATTATGTGTGGTGAGCGTTATATAATTGTCGTCTGCACTTGGAGAAAAACTAGGATCAAACCTTTCATTCAAAATTTTAGCAGACTTATCAGACAGATTGTTGTTTCGAATCTCATTAAGAATGGTTATAAATTTTTCGTTTTTTTGACGATAAATATGCTTTAATTCAATGGATACAACATTGGCTTCTTGAAAAGCTTTTGAACTAAAAAAGTAAACAGTATTATAATATTGTTGCAATAAACTCCATTCATTTGGTCTAATAACTGGCGCTAATTGCTGTAAATCTCCAATCATTAAAACTTGTGCGCCACCAAAAACCTTATTTCTGTTTTTGTATCTGCGCATAACTTGATCTATACCATCTAACAAATCCGCACGAACCATGGAAATTTCATCAATAATTACTAAATCTAAAGATTTAATAATATCAATCTTTGTTTTAGAAAATCTACGTTGCTGATTGTTTTGAGTTTGGTTGGGCAAAATAGGCCCAAAAGGCATTTGAAAAAAGGAATGAATTGTAACCCCTTTTGCGTTAATTGCTGCAACACCTGTAGGCGCAACAATTACTAATCTTTTTAAAGATTCGTTTTTAATTTGATGTAAAAAAGTAGTTTTACCTGTACCCGCTTTTCCTGTAATGAAAAGGTTTCTATCTGTTTTTTCGATAAAACTTAAGGCAAGTTCTAATTCAGGATTTGTGGGCATTTTACTTTTTGATGCAAGATAAACAAACCTGAATTATATCTTAAATATCGTATTAAAAAGTTACCTAGAATGTTTGGTTTAAGAGCGTAAAATTTTCTCCATTTTTCTACCTTTTGCAAGTTCATCTACCAATTTATCTAGATATCTTACTTTTTGGGTTAACTCATTATCTATTTCTTCTATTCTATAACCACAAATAACACCTTTAATCAAACTAGCATTATCATTTAAATTTGCTTCTTCAAAAAAAGTAGTAAAAGTGACTTGATCCTTAATTAATTGTTGAAGTTTCTCTGAATTAAAACCTGTTAACCATTCTATTACTTGATGTAATTCATTAATAGTTCTACCTTTTTTCTCAATCTTTGTTACATAATGAGGATATACAGAATAGAACTTCATGTTAGCTATTCTAGCATTATGTTTGTCTGTAGTTGTGCTCATAAATTTGGTTTAGTCGAATTTACAAAAAATTATATGGTAATAGAAATAAGAAAGGTTTGGTTACTCTTTAATTAACTGATAACCTTTAAAATTCACATTGTCTAAAGTTACAGCAACAGGATCTACACCTACTGAATTTTTAACAGACTTATTACCATTAATTTGCATGCCTATTTGAATAAAGTTTTCTACCCAGCCATTTTTTGCATTTACGTAAGGTAAGGTTGTGTTTTGCAAACTAAATATTTCATTATCAATAATCATTGATTTGTAAACAATAGTATTTTCTGTGATATAACTTTCTAACTTAATGGTGTGCCATTCTTTTGGAGACAAACAATAATTAATTTTAGGACTGAAAGATTGCCAACCAATGGGAATATTATCTGCATTTTGCTCATCATTCCAAAAACGCCATTCACCAGCTTTACTAAATTGTAATCCAAATCCATGTGAAAAAGGCAATTCTATATGTTGCCAAGTAAGTTCTAAACCTTCTATTGTTGCCAAATCTGAGTTAGAACAGTCTAATTCGCCATCTATATACAAATCTAATTCGTAAACCAAATACTTTGCTTCTTGATATTGCCAAGGTTCTCCTTGCCATTTCAAAGCTTTTGTGTTTGTGAAAAATACATTATTGTATTGGTCTCCTCCTGTTATTGCACAGTGTAACTTTATATTGCTAATACTATTGGTATGATCTAAAGACCAGCTTATTGTTGTACCAGGAAAAATAATATCTTCATAAACGCCCCAACCTGTGTAATACAAGTCTAG contains the following coding sequences:
- a CDS encoding T9SS type B sorting domain-containing protein, which encodes MKNSLQLKTRLFFILWFCSNFFVYAQADSAPSITAEGRQLFCVGSSINIVTNFSITDPDDLGIENFFVQISEGYQRNLDLLELTGSHPNISASWNPNEGKLTLLPTNGTTEIEFSELTAAVRAIVFSTTATDVVEEKIFSLTVDDANYLPATDHFYEFVADEGITWAQARLLAENRTYFGREGYLATLTSREEADFAGKQAAGAGWIGGSDEETEGEWKWVTGPEAGTVFWRGQVNGTSPNFAFWNNGEPNDFRGNNTTGEDYAHITDPSIGILGAWNDLPNTGGTDLYIPRGYIVEYGKPGDSPLNIVASTSIYLPQIITTTSATICESGSVTISAEPSEGNILWYETQSGNNLLGSGNSFTTPFITENTTYFAAITVNGCNSYTRTPVTVIVNQRPQITEVTNDLICSGAALLSAEANQGDVYWYETPTSTTPLFIGDNFQTPNLNATTSYFVEANNLDCISMDRKEVIAEVDNTIPIFDLLQPEFILCEDIGNVDLITTNAQGNYTYIWKREGALLPENTAQINVTETGSYAVSAVSAAGCVSAEQTFLVIDSEKATITMNDVIITDDSNNNSIQIANTNLGNGTYEYALDDEFGNYSDNVIFQNLTTGIHTLYVRDQGGCGTASLVFSILAYPKFFSPNGDNSNDIWKISGFDETFYSISTVFIYNRYGSLIFKMDNNEGWNGFTNSKPAPSNTYWFKVTLTDINNLSIEKTGNFSLIRK
- a CDS encoding OsmC family protein, with the protein product MVKNIVTTKWTQKSQFDTDNPSGHHLTMFDKSQDNGDVVGFAPKALMLSSLAGCSGLDVVSLLEKMRAEVAQFHIEVTAELTDEHPKYYNKVKVDYHFSDAELQPDKIQKAVNLSVTKYCGVMEMFRKFADVKTEIHLHNL
- the recJ gene encoding single-stranded-DNA-specific exonuclease RecJ, which gives rise to MRWTLKPTPDSEKVKSLAKELQVSPTIARILCQRDINTFNEAKLFFRPSLEDVHDPFLMKDMDLAVARIDKAIAKQENILVYGDYDVDGTTAVSLVASYLRTLSPNIATYIPDRYAEGYGVSYAGIDFAEDNDFALIIALDCGIKAIDKVAYATQKGIDFIICDHHKPGDEIPKAVAVLNAKREDCSYPFDELCGCGVGFKLIQALGVSRQQTIEKFVPYLDLVATAIAADIVPMNGENRVLAYYGIQVINNNPRNGIKALVHQTKKKELTITDVVFIIAPRINAAGRMKHGNYAVELLTEMDFDSAVQFAADIEIFNADRKDLDKKITDEALIQIIDNNEEDKFTSVVYQEDWHKGVIGIVASRLIEKYYRPTLVFTKSGDKLAASARSVKGFDVYNALLACSEFIEQFGGHKYAAGLTLLPENYNKFKNKFEEVVSKTIDKKLLTPEITVDAEIELSEITPKLFRILEQMAPFGPQNMKPVFKTSSVRDNGYGKKVGADQSHLKLNVFQGDNKQTFGAIGFGLGDKLEEAQNDFDIVYTLDENIWNGHKSIQLVLKDLK
- a CDS encoding VOC family protein yields the protein MILGAFSNSLAVKDIQKSKEFYEKLGFSVFAGELEKKYLIMKNGNALIGLFEGMFENNIMTFNPGWDENASELKEFDDVRKIQKHLKANDIKLEQEADENSSGPASLVILDPDGNTILIDQHV
- a CDS encoding helix-turn-helix domain-containing protein gives rise to the protein MPTNPELELALSFIEKTDRNLFITGKAGTGKTTFLHQIKNESLKRLVIVAPTGVAAINAKGVTIHSFFQMPFGPILPNQTQNNQQRRFSKTKIDIIKSLDLVIIDEISMVRADLLDGIDQVMRRYKNRNKVFGGAQVLMIGDLQQLAPVIRPNEWSLLQQYYNTVYFFSSKAFQEANVVSIELKHIYRQKNEKFITILNEIRNNNLSDKSAKILNERFDPSFSPSADDNYITLTTHNKRANTINDSELNKLNNKTHFFTADVSGKFNENSFPNDEKLALKVGAQVMFIKNDSSPEKRYFNGKIGIVTDISRDSVTVQCPNEIDEIVTEREKWDNVNYSINDETKEIKEDVIGSFSQIPLRLAWAITIHKSQGLTFDKAIIDAEASFAHGQTYVALSRCTSLDGLVLKTPITSSAIINDQTVSQFNERVEENHPDEADLIASEKDFQLNLIAELFDYQKFLYPISRLIDIFYKNQSSIKGDVIDHLQTIKDDGVAALMKVSNGFKNQLTTLAENSVLPENSSSIQERFLKGVDYFLNTTTTNIQKPIDVIEFSTDNKAIKKDFLKQFDALQELLEEKLFALQKMKMGFKVQDYLQVRANAVLQKSEPKKKKKLSSKRDPILALKLRELRDDISKAAKIPHFQIFTQETLYAICDTLPRSERELLKISGMGKIRVQKYGEEILEAIEEYCSENGINKFNEQKKEDKKSTKQISFELFKSGLSISEIAKERSLTKGTIESHLASFISSGDVDILELIELKRYKKIVNQIEEVEFKNLTELKEKVDKSFTFMELRMVLLSMER
- a CDS encoding DUF2200 domain-containing protein, whose protein sequence is MSTTTDKHNARIANMKFYSVYPHYVTKIEKKGRTINELHQVIEWLTGFNSEKLQQLIKDQVTFTTFFEEANLNDNASLIKGVICGYRIEEIDNELTQKVRYLDKLVDELAKGRKMEKILRS